A single Pedobacter sp. PACM 27299 DNA region contains:
- a CDS encoding penicillin-binding protein activator LpoB: MQFKKIITLVAIAASGIMISSCSRQVTRVNPDQTIDISGNWNNTDSRLVAQEMTQSILGSKWLPEYLEAKAGKKPTVIVGVVTNKSHEHIDAETFVKDVEQAFIQSGRVRLVQGGKKREELRAEKADQQENASVSTMKKFGLENGADYILQGSINSIVDAHKRQKVVYYQVNLELTDIQTNEVVWIGDKKITKYVKN; the protein is encoded by the coding sequence ATGCAGTTCAAAAAGATAATAACCTTAGTGGCTATTGCAGCCTCTGGAATCATGATCAGTTCTTGCTCCAGACAAGTTACACGTGTAAATCCTGATCAAACGATCGACATTAGCGGTAATTGGAACAATACAGATTCAAGATTAGTGGCCCAGGAGATGACACAGAGCATTTTGGGAAGCAAATGGTTACCGGAATATTTAGAAGCGAAAGCGGGCAAGAAACCTACCGTAATCGTGGGTGTGGTGACCAATAAAAGTCATGAACACATTGATGCGGAGACTTTCGTAAAAGATGTAGAACAGGCTTTCATCCAAAGTGGCCGCGTAAGACTGGTTCAAGGGGGTAAAAAGAGAGAAGAACTGCGTGCAGAGAAGGCAGATCAGCAGGAAAATGCTTCGGTATCTACGATGAAAAAATTCGGGTTGGAAAACGGTGCAGATTACATCCTTCAGGGATCGATCAATTCTATTGTAGACGCTCATAAAAGACAAAAAGTAGTTTACTACCAGGTAAATCTGGAACTGACCGATA
- a CDS encoding TlpA family protein disulfide reductase, which translates to MRKIFNKSNVINGLLGMLILVVLFVPSAKALMIQGLMKVGLFSPDTSIDYKKGNENIQSESLAGVRFKDAAGKVVDLGDLKGKVIFINFWATWCPPCLAEMPSVNKLYEQFKADDGVVFIMVDADSDFPKAKKYMDRKGYQMPVYAVASRIPQQLFAGSLPTTVVLDKHGRLSYHEVGAADYGNKKFVDFIKQLKAD; encoded by the coding sequence ATGAGAAAGATCTTCAATAAGAGTAATGTGATAAACGGCCTTTTAGGTATGCTGATCCTGGTGGTTCTTTTTGTACCATCAGCAAAGGCATTGATGATCCAGGGGCTGATGAAGGTAGGTCTGTTTTCACCGGATACCAGTATCGACTATAAAAAGGGTAATGAAAATATACAGTCTGAAAGTCTTGCTGGAGTAAGATTTAAAGATGCAGCAGGAAAAGTGGTAGACCTTGGCGATTTAAAAGGCAAGGTAATCTTCATTAACTTTTGGGCTACCTGGTGTCCTCCATGTTTAGCGGAAATGCCTTCCGTAAATAAATTGTATGAACAGTTCAAGGCGGATGACGGAGTCGTTTTCATTATGGTGGATGCCGATAGTGATTTCCCAAAGGCGAAGAAATATATGGATAGAAAGGGTTATCAGATGCCGGTTTATGCAGTAGCAAGCCGAATTCCTCAGCAGCTATTTGCGGGTTCCCTGCCTACAACGGTAGTCCTGGATAAGCATGGCCGCCTCTCTTACCATGAAGTTGGAGCTGCAGATTATGGGAATAAGAAGTTTGTGGATTTCATTAAGCAGCTGAAAGCAGATTAA